ATAAACTATCTGCAGACTATCACAGCAAGCGGAAGTGCCAGAATCTGTGATGGTAATAGGAGTTTCAATATTACCCATAGTTGACTCAACATTTGCATCAACTTCTTTATAGCCCGCAAGGCGTAAATCCCTTGAGATTAACCTGATGGTAGGCATCGCAAAATCTCTAATTTCTGAAATAAGATTATTTCGCTTAAATTGTTCAGCAACAATAGTATAAGCGGAATAAGCACCAAGCAAAACTATAGAGCTTGTGAAAACCGCAAGCACTAACTCCAAAATTGAATAGCCTGAATTTTTATTTTTCGTTTTAATTGTCATATATTTTTTTTAGAACCACCTCTGGGTATCCGCCAGTTGCCTGCAATGTAATATGTAGAGTAACTTGATTCACACCACTCACAACTGAGATATTACGCACATCACCAGCCTTTGGATTACCAACCAGATTATTTAACATTCTGCACCATTTATATCTATTTTGATGATATTCAGCAGTTTGCCCTTGTGTTGGAGCAACGCAAGTTGCAAAGCTCATATTATAATTTAAGATATTTGCTTTGTCAGTTTCTATAACTTCTACAATTTGATTTGCGATTTCTTGCAAAGATTGCTGTTTTGTTGCTGAATTTATAGAATTTGCTGAATAGCCCGTTAAGCCAAAAACACCAACAAAAGCAATACCACTAATTGCAGTAGCTATTAATGCTTCAATCAACGAAAAACCTTTTTGATTTTTTTTGTTCATAAAAAATTAATTTTTTATCAAATCAACAAAACCAGTGGCGATTATTACATC
This sequence is a window from Rickettsiales bacterium. Protein-coding genes within it:
- a CDS encoding type II secretion system protein, whose translation is MNKKNQKGFSLIEALIATAISGIAFVGVFGLTGYSANSINSATKQQSLQEIANQIVEVIETDKANILNYNMSFATCVAPTQGQTAEYHQNRYKWCRMLNNLVGNPKAGDVRNISVVSGVNQVTLHITLQATGGYPEVVLKKIYDN